The Heliangelus exortis chromosome 10, bHelExo1.hap1, whole genome shotgun sequence genome includes a window with the following:
- the LRRTM1 gene encoding leucine-rich repeat transmembrane neuronal protein 1, producing the protein MDFLLIGLCLNWLLRKPPGLILCTLGIFSKMLPAVNSGCPQLCRCEGRLLYCESLNLTEMPRNLSGMMGLSLRYNSLSELHDGQFTGLMQLTWLYLDHNHICSVEGNAFQKLRRVKELTLSSNKITQLPNTTFRPMPNLRSVDLSYNNLQALEPDLFHGLRKLTTLHMRSNAIKFVPVRIFQDCRSLKFLDIGYNQLKSLARNSFAGLFKLTELHLEHNDLVKVNLAHFPRLISLHSLCLRRNKVTIVVNTLDWIWQLEKMDLSGNEIEYIEPHVFESVPHLKSLQLDSNRLTYIDSRVLDSWKSLTSISLSANAWDCSRNVCALASWLSNFKGRYDSNLLCATPEYAQGEDVLDAVYAFHLCEDEADPTSVNTLSPVTNDSDQAFGYGSATATYDVQDSQGDPTVYAITVTMPGENSENAVQIHKVVTGTMALIFSFLIVVLVLYVSWKCFPAGLRQLRQCFVTQRRKQKQKQTMHQMAAMSAQEYYVDYKPNHIEGALVIINEYGSCSCHQQPARECEV; encoded by the coding sequence ATGGATTTCCTTCTCATTGGTCTCTGTTTAAACTGGCTGCTGAGGAAGCCCCCGGGGTTGATATTGTGTACGCTGGGTATCTTTTCTAAAATGCTTCCAGCCGTGAATAGTGGGTGTCCACAGCTCTGTCGGTGTGAGGGAAGGCTTTTGTACTGTGAATCACTGAATCTCACAGAGATGCCTCGCAACCTGTCGGGCATGATGGGCTTGTCTCTGCGGTACAACAGCCTTTCAGAGCTGCATGATGGACAGTTCACAGGGTTAATGCAGCTCACGTGGCTCTATCTGGATCACAATCACATTTGCTCAGTGGAGGGGAATGCCTTTCAAAAATTGCGGCGAGTTAAAGAGCTCACCCTGAGTTCCAACAAAATAACCCAACTGCCCAACACCACTTTCCGACCCATGCCGAACTTGCGCAGTGTGGATTTATCGTACAACAACCTGCAGGCTCTGGAGCCCGACCTGTTTCACGGGCTGAGGAAACTGACAACTTTGCACATGCGGTCGAACGCCATCAAGTTCGTGCCGGTGAGAATTTTTCAGGACTGTCGCAGCCTGAAGTTTCTAGACATAGGATACAATCAGTTAAAGAGCCTGGCTCGAAACTCTTTTGCAGGCTTGTTCAAACTCACCGAGCTGCACCTCGAGCACAATGACTTGGTGAAAGTGAACTTAGCCCATTTTCCCAGGCTCATCTCCCTGCACTCCCTCTGCTTGCGAAGGAATAAAGTCACCATCGTCGTCAACACTTTGGACTGGATATGGCAGCTGGAGAAAATGGATCTCTCCGGCAACGAGATCGAATACATCGAGCCTCACGTTTTCGAGAGCGTTCCTCACCTCAAGTCCCTGCAGCTGGACTCCAACCGCCTGACCTACATCGACTCCCGAGTCCTCGACTCCTGGAAGTCCCTCACTAGCATCAGCCTTTCTGCCAACGCCTGGGACTGCAGCCGCAACGTCTGCGCCCTGGCCTCCTGGCTCAGCAACTTCAAGGGGCGCTACGACAGCAACCTGCTCTGTGCCACCCCGGAGTACGCCCAGGGCGAGGACGTTTTGGACGCCGTCTACGCTTTCCACTTGTGTGAGGACGAGGCAGACCCCACCAGCGTCAACACCCTCTCCCCAGTAACCAACGACAGCGACCAAGCCTTCGGCTATGGCTCTGCCACCGCCACCTACGACGTGCAGGACAGCCAAGGGGACCCGACGGTCTACGCCATCACCGTCACCATGCCCGGCGAGAACTCGGAGAACGCCGTGCAGATCCACAAGGTGGTGACGGGGACCATGGCgttgattttttccttcctcatcgTGGTTTTGGTGTTGTACGTCTCCTGGAAGTGCTTTCCGGCCGGCTTGAGGCAACTAAGACAGTGTTTTGTGACACAGCgcagaaagcagaagcaaaaacaGACCA